A stretch of [Clostridium] innocuum DNA encodes these proteins:
- a CDS encoding response regulator, which produces MYKIMIIEDEQIERETLYKIIQEGFPECQELYAAKNGKEALTLFEEHHPDIILADINIPGINGLEVIRRIRQTAGEVEFLILSSYNYFEYAQEAIRLGVEDFILKPYTIDHLKDALRKTMEQLQQKQNEKKHQSDLLEKIERITPVVENECLFAILSNEDELVLRKNLRLLSPRICSGFCFIIRSSHYDQTYMEKVSAGFIQLGFRCLKELFHELQIFYILAERAIPQEDLQHLESYITALQSDSLEFGIGPIVNDIALFHHSFQIARDRIGIQEPICSQLLQDSSDDCKVDIDLDKIVARFVSIFQKMDEEGLKRAVHQLCLTLIPHERRQIVQEVADLFERLRDTLQKEYADINLQRIEIAPLQISTNIHQEVPLYLHMQMHRLYDPIVEERFRNTNQLVRQAVRYIDANYRKQITLSDMADALQVSPFYLSKLLNNSLHKTFTELVSERRVEASKELLKSGKRIKEIAYEVGFQGQNYFTKIFKKYTGVTPKMYKNSFDDK; this is translated from the coding sequence ATGTATAAAATCATGATCATTGAGGATGAACAGATTGAGCGGGAAACGCTGTATAAGATCATTCAGGAGGGTTTTCCGGAATGTCAGGAGCTGTATGCTGCGAAAAATGGTAAAGAAGCACTGACCCTGTTTGAAGAGCATCATCCGGATATCATATTAGCCGATATCAATATTCCGGGTATCAATGGTCTGGAGGTGATTCGCCGCATTCGGCAGACAGCGGGGGAAGTGGAGTTTCTGATTTTATCCTCCTATAATTACTTCGAATATGCACAGGAGGCGATTCGTCTTGGTGTAGAGGATTTCATCTTAAAGCCGTATACGATTGATCATTTAAAGGATGCTCTGCGAAAAACGATGGAGCAGTTACAGCAGAAGCAGAATGAAAAAAAGCATCAGAGTGATCTGCTGGAAAAAATAGAAAGGATTACTCCGGTTGTGGAAAATGAATGTCTGTTTGCCATATTGTCGAATGAGGATGAGCTGGTGCTGCGCAAGAATCTAAGACTGCTCAGTCCGCGCATCTGCAGCGGCTTCTGTTTCATCATCCGATCCTCTCATTACGATCAAACCTATATGGAAAAGGTGTCCGCAGGCTTCATACAGCTGGGCTTTCGCTGCCTGAAGGAGCTCTTTCATGAGCTGCAGATTTTTTATATCCTTGCAGAGCGGGCTATTCCGCAGGAGGATTTGCAGCATTTGGAGAGCTATATCACAGCATTGCAGTCGGATAGCCTTGAATTTGGTATCGGACCGATTGTAAATGACATTGCGCTGTTTCACCATTCCTTCCAAATAGCAAGAGATCGCATCGGCATTCAGGAGCCGATCTGTTCTCAGCTTCTGCAGGACAGCAGCGATGATTGCAAGGTGGATATCGATCTGGATAAAATTGTTGCACGATTTGTGTCCATCTTTCAGAAAATGGATGAGGAGGGTCTAAAAAGGGCAGTTCATCAGCTCTGTCTGACACTGATTCCTCATGAGCGCAGGCAAATCGTTCAGGAGGTGGCCGATTTGTTTGAAAGGCTGCGTGATACGTTGCAAAAGGAGTATGCGGATATCAATCTGCAAAGGATAGAAATAGCACCACTGCAAATCAGTACGAATATTCATCAGGAGGTGCCGCTGTATCTACATATGCAGATGCATCGACTGTATGATCCCATTGTTGAGGAGCGCTTCCGTAACACCAATCAGCTGGTACGTCAGGCAGTCCGCTATATTGATGCCAACTACCGTAAACAGATCACCCTGAGTGATATGGCGGATGCATTGCAGGTTTCACCGTTTTACCTGAGTAAGCTGTTGAATAATTCTCTGCATAAAACCTTTACCGAGCTTGTCAGCGAGCGGCGGGTGGAGGCGAGTAAGGAGCTGTTGAAAAGCGGTAAGCGAATCAAGGAGATTGCTTATGAGGTCGGCTTTCAGGGACAGAATTACTTCACAAAAATATTTAAGAAGTATACCGGTGTAACACCGAAGATGTATAAGAATTCCTTCGACGACAAATAG
- a CDS encoding DEAD/DEAH box helicase family protein, with translation MEFTNAQIRDFAGSDEQYEKAKRLVDEQRIVSLDIDDFSSREIIMINATIKDGKDYREVNMSIDKDDVTVRAHLCSCPQHGKDTLSCEHCTAVLIKLNEEHEKKQKETDAHTAVQQHDSYAISLMNAYEEQIIYSSLAMNLKQAVHIEPVLEIRQRTILALTLKVGNAKRYIVKDIAQFLDDIRNNVKKSYGKELEFLHNRLSFDEDSQKLLDFMLRHEHDVLYFQNRHALERCPQARNLCMTPDALDEFFQLYAGEDIMHRMKEKMLINMRFLDENPKLTMEVKKQEDDSYEIALSSLSYRIFEGRSHVYLLMDHILYRCDTAYSKACSRLLQTYLEKKKPLLLSSELMPTFYNNVIMNTRRYIPLRGVDISAFAPLPLECRLYIDMPKHNVISARLMYCYGNEEYNAFSTSALSTSRNFNDEISTRLVFTRYMTRIDAVDGIAYIEHSQDAMYEFLNQGLKELGNTCEIFATDKFKKLQIKESVNISMGVRIESDLLEINFDTYDFPVNELQEVLASYRMNKKYYRMKNGSFVNIEDSALQELSAILDGMHVSEKEISSGVIKVPKYRSLYIDNSLKDSDMIKVDRDSSFKDIIRGIRNVKDSDFAVPPALKSTLRNYQKTGFRWMKTMAAYGFSGILADDMGIGKTLQVITLLEDERLQRKDSLSLVVCPSSLILNWQSEIEKFSKTLTSIIISGSSDERKVQIRSCKDYDVVITSYDYLKRDIEAYEDFTFQYQIIDEAQYIKNHNTKNAISVKQIQARHRFALTGTPIENSLAELWSIFDFLMPGYLYTYSYFKKQYEQPIVKENDMGMLKELKRMVEPFILRRVKKDVLKELPEKVENTMLIELDEETRKLYMANVSLIRDDLNKSFKEKGFANSKIMILSMLTRLRQLCCDPRLLYENYNGIGAKISACMEFIESCRESGKKVLLFSQFTSLLSLLEKELVRQDIPYYLLKGSTPKLQRQQLVNSFNSDDTPIFLISLKAGGTGLNLTSAEVVIHFDPWWNVSAQNQATDRAYRIGQHNNVQVVKLIAKDTIEEKIMQLQSLKQDLSDSIIHNNEGIITSMSKEELMNLF, from the coding sequence ATGGAGTTTACCAATGCACAAATCCGGGATTTTGCCGGAAGTGATGAACAATATGAAAAAGCGAAAAGACTGGTGGATGAGCAGAGAATCGTATCTCTGGATATCGATGATTTTTCTTCCAGGGAAATCATCATGATCAACGCTACCATTAAGGATGGAAAGGACTACCGGGAAGTCAACATGTCCATCGACAAGGATGATGTAACGGTGCGCGCACATTTATGCAGCTGTCCGCAGCATGGGAAAGATACATTGTCCTGTGAGCACTGTACAGCTGTTTTAATAAAGCTGAATGAGGAGCATGAAAAGAAGCAGAAGGAGACGGATGCACATACCGCAGTTCAGCAGCATGACAGCTACGCCATTTCCCTTATGAATGCCTATGAGGAACAAATCATCTATTCCTCGCTGGCTATGAATCTGAAGCAGGCGGTACATATCGAGCCTGTTTTGGAGATTCGTCAGCGAACTATCCTGGCACTGACACTGAAGGTGGGGAATGCAAAGCGCTATATCGTAAAGGATATTGCACAGTTTCTTGACGATATCCGCAACAATGTGAAAAAAAGCTATGGCAAGGAGCTGGAGTTTCTGCATAACCGCTTAAGCTTTGATGAAGATAGTCAGAAGCTGCTTGACTTTATGCTGCGCCATGAGCATGATGTCCTCTATTTCCAGAACCGCCATGCACTGGAGCGCTGTCCACAGGCGCGTAACCTGTGTATGACACCGGATGCGCTTGATGAATTTTTCCAGCTGTACGCCGGTGAGGATATTATGCATCGCATGAAGGAAAAAATGCTGATCAACATGCGCTTTCTGGATGAAAATCCAAAGCTTACCATGGAAGTTAAAAAACAGGAGGATGACTCCTATGAAATCGCCTTGAGCTCTTTGAGCTATCGCATATTTGAAGGCCGCAGCCATGTATATTTGTTAATGGATCATATTTTGTACCGCTGTGATACCGCTTATTCCAAAGCCTGCAGCCGCCTGCTGCAGACATATCTGGAAAAGAAAAAACCGCTGCTGTTAAGCAGTGAACTCATGCCCACCTTCTATAATAATGTCATTATGAATACACGCCGGTATATTCCGCTGAGAGGTGTGGATATCTCTGCCTTTGCACCGCTTCCTCTGGAATGCCGTCTGTATATCGATATGCCCAAGCACAATGTGATTTCCGCACGCCTGATGTACTGCTATGGAAATGAGGAATACAACGCTTTCAGCACAAGTGCCCTGTCCACCTCCAGAAATTTCAATGATGAAATTTCGACACGGCTTGTCTTTACCCGTTACATGACCCGAATCGATGCAGTGGACGGCATTGCCTATATCGAGCATTCGCAGGATGCCATGTATGAATTTCTGAATCAGGGGCTGAAGGAGCTTGGCAATACCTGTGAGATATTTGCTACAGATAAATTTAAAAAGCTGCAGATCAAGGAGAGTGTCAATATCTCCATGGGTGTCCGCATTGAAAGTGATTTGCTGGAAATTAATTTTGATACCTACGATTTCCCTGTTAATGAGCTGCAGGAGGTCCTTGCCTCTTATCGTATGAATAAGAAGTATTACCGTATGAAAAACGGCTCCTTTGTCAATATCGAGGATAGTGCACTGCAGGAGCTCAGTGCAATTCTGGATGGTATGCACGTGAGTGAAAAGGAAATCAGCAGCGGTGTGATCAAGGTTCCCAAATATCGTTCTCTGTATATTGACAACAGTCTGAAGGATAGCGATATGATCAAGGTCGACCGGGATTCCTCCTTCAAGGATATCATTCGCGGCATCCGCAATGTCAAGGACAGTGACTTTGCAGTCCCTCCAGCGCTGAAGTCAACACTGCGTAATTATCAGAAAACCGGCTTTCGCTGGATGAAAACCATGGCTGCCTATGGCTTTAGCGGTATACTGGCAGATGATATGGGTATCGGTAAAACCCTGCAGGTCATCACGCTGCTGGAGGATGAACGGCTGCAGCGCAAAGATTCTTTGTCACTGGTCGTTTGCCCGTCTTCACTGATACTCAACTGGCAAAGTGAAATTGAGAAATTTTCCAAGACGCTGACGAGCATCATTATCAGCGGCTCCAGTGATGAGCGAAAGGTACAAATCCGCAGCTGTAAGGACTATGATGTCGTTATCACCTCCTATGACTATTTAAAACGGGATATTGAAGCCTACGAGGACTTCACCTTCCAGTATCAGATTATCGATGAAGCGCAGTATATCAAAAACCACAACACCAAGAATGCCATCAGCGTAAAGCAGATACAGGCCCGCCATCGGTTCGCCCTGACCGGAACACCGATTGAAAATTCACTGGCAGAGCTGTGGAGCATCTTTGATTTCCTAATGCCCGGCTATCTGTATACCTATTCCTATTTCAAAAAGCAGTATGAGCAGCCCATTGTCAAGGAAAACGATATGGGAATGCTGAAGGAGCTGAAACGTATGGTTGAACCATTTATCCTGCGGCGTGTGAAGAAGGATGTCCTCAAGGAACTGCCGGAAAAGGTGGAAAACACCATGCTGATTGAGCTGGATGAAGAAACAAGAAAATTATATATGGCCAATGTATCCCTCATACGGGATGACCTTAACAAAAGCTTTAAGGAAAAAGGCTTCGCAAACAGTAAAATCATGATTCTCAGTATGCTGACCAGACTGCGTCAGCTGTGCTGTGATCCGCGCCTGCTGTATGAAAATTATAACGGTATTGGTGCCAAAATCAGTGCCTGTATGGAGTTTATTGAAAGCTGCCGGGAATCCGGAAAAAAGGTTCTCCTATTCTCACAGTTCACCTCGCTTCTTTCGCTGCTGGAAAAGGAGCTGGTACGCCAGGATATCCCTTACTATTTGTTGAAGGGAAGCACACCGAAGCTGCAGCGGCAGCAGCTGGTAAACAGCTTTAACAGTGATGATACCCCCATCTTCCTGATATCCCTGAAGGCAGGCGGTACCGGCTTAAATCTGACAAGTGCGGAAGTCGTTATCCATTTTGATCCATGGTGGAACGTTTCTGCACAGAATCAGGCAACGGATCGCGCCTACCGCATCGGTCAGCATAACAATGTACAGGTTGTCAAGCTGATAGCAAAGGATACCATCGAGGAGAAAATCATGCAGCTGCAGAGTCTGAAGCAGGACCTCAGCGACTCCATTATTCACAATAACGAGGGAATCATCACCAGTATGAGCAAGGAAGAGCTGATGAATTTGTTCTAA
- a CDS encoding low molecular weight phosphotyrosine protein phosphatase, with translation MIKILFVCHGNICRSTMAEYVMKDLVKKEGMQDRFYISSAGTSREEIGNGVHYGTRRKLREEGIPIGNHRAVQMCEADYKKYDYLIGMDSANMRNMERIVHGDPKHKLYLLLDFTSRPGAIADPWYTGNFDATFTDVMEGCSGLLKYLKSQWTDEKY, from the coding sequence ATGATAAAAATACTATTCGTTTGCCACGGCAATATCTGTCGATCCACAATGGCGGAATATGTTATGAAGGATTTGGTGAAAAAAGAAGGAATGCAGGACAGATTTTATATTTCATCCGCCGGCACAAGCCGCGAAGAAATCGGAAACGGAGTTCATTATGGAACACGCCGTAAGCTGCGTGAAGAAGGAATACCGATAGGAAATCACAGGGCTGTACAGATGTGTGAAGCAGATTATAAAAAATACGATTATTTGATTGGTATGGATAGCGCAAACATGAGAAACATGGAACGTATTGTTCATGGTGATCCAAAGCATAAGCTGTATCTGCTGCTTGACTTTACAAGCCGCCCGGGCGCAATTGCCGATCCATGGTATACTGGTAACTTTGATGCTACGTTTACCGATGTGATGGAAGGCTGCAGTGGTCTTCTGAAGTATTTGAAATCACAGTGGACAGATGAGAAGTACTGA
- a CDS encoding TMEM165/GDT1 family protein, producing MLFHTFLFVFLAEMADKTQLMIMALTNRYSVKTVIAGMILGVFAISGVSVLAGDLIGDLIPMRLIKLAASAMFLFFGLMNLRCSTEEEAGHHVALKIPVVSIAFTFVIAELGDKTQLATVALAADHMREHFPIFLGASLGLIMANILGIFAGKLIFSHLREDTVKVGSSFIFFLFGSLTLFEAVPGNNLIFIGYSTVLMVCAYAIYTFSRRHVGTRG from the coding sequence ATGCTGTTTCATACATTTCTATTTGTTTTTCTGGCAGAGATGGCCGATAAAACACAGCTGATGATTATGGCGCTGACAAACCGCTACTCCGTAAAAACCGTAATTGCCGGCATGATACTCGGTGTCTTTGCCATCAGCGGTGTCTCCGTACTGGCCGGTGATCTGATCGGTGATCTGATTCCCATGCGTCTGATCAAGCTGGCGGCAAGTGCCATGTTTCTGTTTTTTGGACTGATGAATCTTCGCTGCAGCACCGAGGAAGAAGCAGGGCATCATGTTGCATTGAAAATCCCCGTAGTATCCATTGCATTTACCTTTGTTATCGCAGAGCTTGGTGATAAAACGCAGCTTGCCACCGTTGCGCTGGCCGCCGATCACATGCGTGAGCATTTTCCGATTTTCCTCGGTGCTTCTCTGGGGCTGATTATGGCGAATATACTCGGTATCTTTGCAGGCAAGCTGATCTTCTCTCACCTTCGTGAAGATACGGTCAAGGTGGGAAGCTCCTTCATCTTTTTCCTCTTCGGCTCTCTGACCCTGTTTGAAGCCGTTCCTGGCAACAATCTGATATTCATCGGATACAGCACGGTGCTTATGGTATGTGCCTACGCAATTTACACCTTTTCACGTCGTCACGTTGGAACACGCGGATAA
- a CDS encoding M3 family oligoendopeptidase, translated as MNEWSLDVLYKGYYDEAFVNDFKKMDTVIQRCTQAAEQLCHDNEVKALHDMLSLLEEFHTLADRVGHFISLKQSTNTSDGKTVSLMNQFSQKFSGITKANAKFNRYVAEIEDLDACIEQDALLKEYSYLLHTIKEDSTYLLSDDVEDVLSKMNISGGEAWANLQEYLTSIVEVEYKGEVSTLSQIRNMAYDSDAKVRKSAYEAELKAYDKIRDAVAFSLNSIKAQVLTECELRGFASPLAMTLHNAHMKQETLDALLHTMQSYMPKFHAYLRRKAELLGYKNGLPWYELFAPLGEETKTYRVEEAKEYLLKHFRPFAEDMADMMERAFDESWIDFFPRKGKVGGAFCANLSGVKQSRVLTNYDGALGDIVTLAHELGHAYHGMMIENHRPLNTDYSMPVAETASTFNENIIMNAAIEEAKGQEKITLIENQLQDLTQVICDIYSRFLFEKTVFEKRKDSFMFADELEAIMIETQKQAYGDGLDPDYLHPYMWICKSHYYSSGLSFYNFPYAFGALFARGLIVKYQEEKEAFVPKYRELLKATTVSSVEDVAAMADIDLCDEAFWTSCLDTCAQRIDEFLELTK; from the coding sequence ATGAATGAATGGTCTTTAGATGTTTTATACAAGGGATATTATGATGAAGCCTTTGTTAATGACTTCAAAAAAATGGATACCGTTATTCAACGCTGTACACAGGCTGCTGAGCAGCTGTGTCATGATAACGAGGTGAAAGCTTTACACGATATGCTGTCCCTGCTGGAGGAATTCCACACACTAGCCGATCGCGTCGGGCACTTTATTTCTCTGAAGCAGTCCACGAATACATCGGATGGAAAAACGGTTTCGCTGATGAATCAGTTTTCACAGAAATTCAGCGGCATCACGAAAGCAAATGCAAAGTTCAACCGCTACGTGGCAGAAATTGAGGATCTGGATGCGTGTATTGAACAGGATGCACTGCTGAAGGAATACAGCTACCTGCTGCATACAATAAAAGAGGACAGTACCTATCTGCTCAGTGATGATGTAGAGGATGTATTATCCAAAATGAATATCAGCGGCGGTGAAGCCTGGGCCAATCTGCAGGAATATCTGACGAGTATTGTAGAGGTAGAGTATAAGGGCGAAGTCTCCACCCTTTCTCAGATTCGCAATATGGCCTATGACAGTGATGCAAAGGTGCGCAAGAGTGCCTATGAGGCAGAATTGAAGGCCTATGATAAAATACGTGATGCCGTTGCCTTTTCCTTAAACAGCATCAAGGCACAGGTTTTGACAGAATGTGAGCTGCGCGGCTTTGCTTCTCCACTTGCCATGACACTGCACAATGCGCACATGAAGCAGGAAACGCTGGATGCCCTGCTGCATACCATGCAATCCTATATGCCGAAATTTCATGCCTATCTCAGACGCAAGGCAGAGCTTCTCGGATATAAGAACGGTCTTCCCTGGTATGAGCTGTTTGCGCCACTCGGTGAGGAAACAAAAACCTATCGTGTAGAGGAGGCAAAGGAATACCTGCTGAAGCACTTCCGTCCTTTCGCAGAGGATATGGCAGATATGATGGAGCGTGCCTTTGACGAAAGCTGGATTGATTTCTTCCCGCGCAAGGGAAAGGTCGGCGGTGCCTTCTGTGCTAATTTAAGCGGCGTAAAACAGAGCCGTGTTCTGACGAACTATGACGGTGCGCTAGGTGATATCGTTACGCTTGCCCATGAGCTGGGACATGCCTATCACGGTATGATGATTGAGAATCACCGTCCCCTGAATACCGATTATTCCATGCCGGTTGCGGAAACTGCTTCAACATTCAATGAAAACATCATTATGAATGCCGCAATCGAGGAGGCGAAGGGTCAGGAAAAAATCACATTGATTGAAAATCAGCTGCAGGATCTGACACAGGTTATCTGTGATATCTATTCCCGCTTCCTGTTTGAAAAGACAGTATTTGAAAAGCGCAAAGACAGCTTTATGTTTGCGGACGAGCTGGAAGCCATCATGATCGAAACACAGAAGCAGGCATATGGGGACGGTCTGGATCCCGACTATCTGCATCCGTATATGTGGATTTGCAAGTCCCATTACTATTCCAGCGGTTTGAGCTTCTACAATTTCCCATATGCATTCGGAGCTCTGTTTGCACGGGGACTGATTGTGAAGTATCAGGAAGAGAAAGAAGCTTTCGTACCAAAATACCGTGAGCTTCTAAAAGCAACAACGGTATCCAGTGTTGAGGATGTTGCAGCGATGGCTGATATCGACCTGTGTGATGAAGCATTCTGGACAAGCTGTCTGGATACATGCGCACAGCGTATTGATGAATTCCTGGAGCTGACCAAATAA
- a CDS encoding ABC-F family ATP-binding cassette domain-containing protein, with translation MLLELQHVIKRFHDKELLHIPVWQIHQGQRIGLIGANGCGKTTLLRILQGVCVVEEGVVRRFCTLSYFEQLSQQVSYGDGRLLRELSVSHLQLKKQVSGGEQQRLRLSKALSTPCHLYLLDEPTSNLDQQGIAFVKKALQNMDSFVLVTHERSLLQEVCNQIIEIKDGRLHIYEGNYESYLYQKEEHRKYLQHRYDTIEKQRHQLQKAYEQKIKQAQKAKRKPRNVSNSERKMRGKVALRKSKDGISKAMYRQADAIASRMEHLEKVEVLKEEEAIVMDVQALDLPKGKWLLKAEGLSVSYGRHNVLKNVHFFMKNHSRVALVGENGCGKTTLLQAIVQGNPAIWKAPKVKIGRLFQQFENLKDEQSVYENAMADSVQGEHVVRTILDRLLFQQQDLKKPVAVLSGGERMRLGFAKLMVGSSNLLLLDEPTNYLDLPSIRCITKLLQNYEGSVLFVSHDAAFIKEVATEVWELREHALSMPQDCVKSCSKKQGQIDPDIATKRMILDMRRSEVAHRLIQASGDREVLEKEYAEIMEKLKNL, from the coding sequence ATGCTGCTGGAATTACAGCATGTAATAAAAAGGTTTCATGATAAAGAACTGCTTCATATACCGGTATGGCAGATTCATCAGGGTCAGCGGATTGGACTGATTGGCGCAAACGGATGCGGAAAAACCACACTTTTGCGGATTTTACAGGGAGTGTGTGTGGTTGAAGAAGGTGTTGTACGTAGATTTTGTACGCTTTCCTATTTTGAACAGCTGTCACAACAGGTTTCTTATGGGGATGGAAGACTACTGAGGGAATTATCTGTTTCTCATCTGCAATTGAAGAAACAGGTAAGCGGTGGGGAACAGCAGAGGCTGCGGTTGTCAAAAGCACTGAGCACCCCCTGTCATCTGTATCTTCTGGACGAGCCGACAAGCAATCTGGATCAGCAGGGAATTGCCTTTGTGAAAAAAGCCCTGCAGAATATGGATTCCTTTGTACTGGTTACGCATGAGCGTTCCCTGTTACAGGAGGTATGCAACCAGATCATTGAAATTAAGGATGGCAGGCTGCACATATATGAAGGTAATTATGAAAGCTATCTTTATCAGAAAGAGGAACATAGAAAATATCTGCAGCACCGCTACGATACAATCGAGAAGCAGCGTCACCAGCTGCAAAAGGCGTATGAGCAAAAAATAAAGCAGGCACAAAAGGCGAAGCGGAAGCCGCGAAATGTTTCAAACAGTGAACGTAAAATGCGGGGAAAGGTCGCGCTTCGAAAGTCCAAGGACGGTATCAGTAAGGCGATGTATCGGCAGGCGGATGCGATTGCAAGCCGTATGGAGCATTTGGAAAAGGTTGAGGTGTTAAAAGAGGAAGAAGCAATTGTGATGGATGTACAGGCGCTGGATCTGCCAAAAGGAAAATGGCTGTTGAAAGCAGAAGGACTAAGTGTTTCCTATGGAAGGCACAATGTGCTAAAGAATGTGCATTTCTTTATGAAAAATCACAGTAGAGTAGCTCTTGTTGGAGAAAACGGCTGTGGCAAAACAACGCTGCTGCAAGCGATTGTACAAGGAAATCCTGCGATATGGAAGGCACCAAAGGTGAAGATTGGCAGATTGTTTCAGCAGTTTGAGAATTTGAAGGATGAGCAAAGTGTATATGAGAATGCCATGGCGGATAGTGTGCAGGGGGAGCATGTCGTGCGCACAATTCTGGATCGGTTGTTATTTCAACAACAGGATTTGAAAAAGCCGGTAGCTGTGTTAAGCGGTGGAGAGCGGATGCGGCTTGGCTTTGCGAAGCTGATGGTAGGTTCCAGCAATCTGCTGCTTCTGGATGAGCCGACAAATTATCTCGATCTTCCTTCCATTCGCTGTATCACAAAGCTGCTGCAAAATTATGAGGGAAGTGTATTGTTTGTATCTCATGATGCGGCATTTATCAAAGAGGTCGCAACTGAGGTATGGGAGCTTCGCGAGCATGCGCTGTCCATGCCGCAGGACTGTGTGAAGTCATGCAGTAAAAAGCAGGGACAAATCGATCCGGATATAGCGACAAAGCGAATGATTCTGGATATGCGCAGAAGTGAGGTGGCACATCGACTCATACAGGCATCAGGTGATCGGGAAGTACTGGAGAAGGAATATGCTGAAATTATGGAAAAACTGAAAAATCTATAG
- the pyrR gene encoding bifunctional pyr operon transcriptional regulator/uracil phosphoribosyltransferase PyrR encodes METKEIIDALQMKRSLIRISHEIIEHNRGVEDIVLIGIKTRGEILARRLADIICNVEDVSVPCFALDVSHWRDDREKPYPMPMESLPVKDKKVILVDDVLFKGRTVRAAMDAIMHYGRAREIQLAVLVDRGHRELPIRADYIGKNIPSSLREVIRVRVSEIDGNDGVSISK; translated from the coding sequence ATGGAAACAAAGGAAATCATAGACGCGCTCCAGATGAAACGTTCTCTCATCCGCATATCGCATGAAATCATCGAGCATAACCGCGGCGTAGAGGATATCGTCTTAATCGGTATCAAGACAAGAGGAGAAATTCTTGCCAGACGACTGGCAGACATTATATGCAACGTGGAGGATGTCAGTGTTCCCTGCTTTGCCCTGGATGTATCGCATTGGAGAGATGATCGGGAAAAGCCCTATCCCATGCCGATGGAATCCCTGCCGGTAAAGGATAAAAAGGTCATCCTTGTGGATGATGTACTCTTCAAGGGAAGAACCGTACGGGCTGCGATGGATGCGATCATGCACTATGGTAGAGCCAGGGAAATTCAGCTTGCTGTGCTGGTGGACCGCGGGCATCGGGAGCTTCCCATTCGCGCTGACTATATAGGAAAGAATATTCCCAGCTCCCTGCGTGAGGTCATTCGGGTCAGAGTCAGCGAAATTGACGGAAACGACGGCGTTTCTATAAGTAAGTGA
- a CDS encoding M42 family metallopeptidase has translation MDKTYVLDFASRLLGTDSPTGYTKKAIDLVADEAAALGYQTKRNNKGNLLIYVKGSSSEKTIGFCAHCDTLGLMVRSIKSNGMLAVTNIGGPIIPTLDGEYCRIHTRDGRVYTGTVLSCSPASHVYKDASTRKREVDEMEIRIDEVVKTKADVEALGICNGDFVAIDPKVQITESGFIKSRFLDDKISASALMGVLQHMKEHSITPAYDLIFMMSTYEEVGHGMSHIPECINELIAVDMGCIGLDLACSEQDVSICAKDSSGPYDYEMTSRLIELAKEKKLCYAVDIYPMYGSDVSAALRGGCDIRGALIGPGVHASHGMERTHYDGVENTMKLILAYIS, from the coding sequence ATGGATAAGACATACGTATTGGATTTTGCTTCAAGACTTTTGGGGACGGACTCCCCAACCGGTTATACAAAAAAGGCAATTGACCTTGTAGCCGACGAGGCAGCAGCCTTGGGATATCAGACAAAACGCAACAATAAGGGAAACCTTCTGATTTATGTAAAGGGCTCCAGCAGTGAAAAAACAATCGGCTTCTGTGCGCACTGCGACACACTTGGGCTGATGGTACGCTCCATCAAAAGCAACGGTATGCTGGCAGTCACCAACATCGGCGGCCCGATCATTCCCACACTGGATGGGGAATACTGCCGCATTCATACAAGAGATGGCAGGGTATATACCGGTACCGTACTTTCCTGTTCTCCCGCATCACATGTATATAAAGACGCTTCGACCAGAAAACGTGAGGTCGATGAGATGGAAATCCGCATTGACGAGGTTGTGAAAACAAAAGCGGATGTGGAAGCACTCGGCATCTGCAACGGTGATTTTGTGGCAATCGATCCAAAGGTTCAGATTACGGAAAGCGGCTTTATCAAATCCCGCTTTCTGGATGACAAAATCAGTGCCAGTGCCCTGATGGGCGTCCTTCAGCATATGAAGGAACACAGCATCACCCCTGCATACGATCTTATTTTCATGATGAGCACATATGAGGAGGTCGGTCATGGCATGTCACACATACCGGAATGCATTAATGAGCTGATAGCCGTGGATATGGGCTGTATCGGTCTTGATCTGGCCTGCAGTGAACAGGATGTTTCCATCTGTGCCAAGGATTCCAGCGGACCGTATGATTATGAAATGACCAGCCGGCTGATTGAGCTGGCTAAGGAAAAGAAGCTGTGCTATGCCGTTGATATTTATCCGATGTATGGCAGCGACGTCAGCGCAGCACTGCGCGGAGGCTGTGATATCCGCGGTGCACTGATCGGTCCGGGCGTACATGCATCCCATGGAATGGAACGAACGCATTATGATGGTGTGGAAAACACCATGAAGCTGATTCTCGCATATATTTCCTAG